The following are encoded in a window of Flavobacterium sp. WC2421 genomic DNA:
- a CDS encoding TspO/MBR family protein produces MNKLTKILTIVVTCLAIGYLSGTVTRASILTWYPTLVKPSFNPPNWIFAPVWSMLYIMMGIAAGLVWDRIDFEKELVKKALVLFAIQLGLNALWSYLFFGLHNPMLAGIEIILLWLMIFETYTQFAKINKIAGYLFIPYLAWVSFAMVLNASIWWLNR; encoded by the coding sequence ATGAATAAACTTACTAAAATACTTACTATAGTTGTCACCTGTCTTGCTATTGGTTATTTGTCTGGAACTGTCACTCGTGCTAGTATTTTGACTTGGTATCCTACATTAGTAAAACCCAGTTTTAATCCGCCCAATTGGATTTTTGCTCCGGTGTGGAGTATGCTTTATATTATGATGGGTATTGCCGCAGGGCTAGTTTGGGATCGAATTGATTTTGAAAAAGAGTTAGTAAAAAAGGCTTTAGTTCTTTTTGCAATTCAGTTGGGATTAAATGCTTTGTGGTCGTATTTATTCTTTGGTCTACACAACCCAATGTTAGCAGGGATTGAGATTATTTTGTTATGGTTAATGATATTTGAAACCTATACTCAATTTGCTAAAATCAATAAAATAGCGGGTTATTTATTTATACCGTATTTGGCTTGGGTCAGTTTTGCAATGGTGTTGAATGCAAGTATTTGGTGGTTGAATAGATAA
- a CDS encoding glycerophosphodiester phosphodiesterase has translation MLKIGHRGAKGHKPENTLIGFQKAIDLHANRIELDVHLSVDNELMVIHDETIDRTTNGKGFVKQFSLLELKRFLIEKEHHIPTLSEVLNLIDQKCDINIELKSFETADKVVDLIEKYVSEKNWIYSQFLVSSFDWNALQKVAAANALIPIGVITETDLDLALAFAKVIQAKSIHPYFHLLNKENTAQLQEKGFQVFPWTVNETEDIKRIKTYQVDGIISDFPDRL, from the coding sequence ATGTTAAAAATTGGGCATCGAGGTGCAAAAGGGCATAAACCCGAGAATACCTTAATAGGTTTTCAAAAAGCCATCGACCTTCATGCTAATCGAATTGAGCTTGACGTTCATTTAAGTGTAGATAATGAATTAATGGTTATTCACGATGAAACAATCGATAGAACAACCAATGGTAAAGGTTTTGTAAAACAGTTTTCATTGCTTGAATTAAAACGTTTTCTCATAGAAAAAGAACATCATATTCCAACTTTATCAGAAGTTCTAAACTTGATTGATCAAAAATGTGACATCAATATTGAGTTAAAAAGTTTTGAAACTGCAGATAAAGTAGTGGATCTAATTGAAAAATACGTTTCAGAAAAAAACTGGATATACAGTCAATTTTTGGTTTCTAGTTTTGATTGGAACGCTTTACAAAAAGTGGCTGCTGCAAACGCACTAATTCCTATTGGGGTTATAACAGAAACGGATTTGGATCTGGCATTGGCTTTCGCCAAAGTTATCCAAGCAAAATCCATTCATCCTTATTTTCATTTGTTAAACAAAGAAAATACGGCCCAATTACAAGAAAAAGGATTTCAAGTATTCCCTTGGACGGTAAATGAAACTGAAGACATAAAAAGAATAAAAACATATCAAGTAGACGGAATCATATCTGATTTTCCCGATAGATTATAA
- a CDS encoding NAD(P)/FAD-dependent oxidoreductase, translated as MNQDFDIIIVGGGAAGFFTAINIVEKNPKLKVAILERGAEVLQKVRISGGGRCNVTHACFEPNELVKFYPRGEKELRGPFHQFCSGDTIEWFEKHGVELKMEDDGRMFPVSNSSQSIIDCFLTATQKLGIKVLTGQSVQSIFKKENIWKIETQSENYIAEKLILATGSNPKIWEMLQTYGHAIVSPVPSLFTFNIKDSRIKELPGVAALATVKVKDSKLESTGPLLITHWGMSGPAVLKLSAWGARILHDKNYQFTIFVNWLNDVDATDAEKKLKELKQEHAKKAVSKKSPFDFPNRLWESLVLSSGIDTSTTLGTTKWADLSKTQLQNLANQLTNGTFQVNGKSTFKEEFVTAGGIDLKEINFKTMESKLHENLYFAGEIVNIDAITGGFNFQNAWTSGFILANAI; from the coding sequence ATGAATCAAGATTTTGATATAATAATAGTAGGTGGTGGTGCAGCAGGCTTTTTTACTGCCATTAACATCGTTGAGAAAAACCCAAAACTCAAAGTCGCCATCCTAGAACGTGGAGCAGAAGTATTGCAAAAAGTACGCATTTCGGGCGGAGGAAGATGTAATGTAACGCATGCTTGTTTTGAACCTAATGAATTGGTGAAATTTTACCCTCGTGGAGAAAAGGAACTGCGCGGTCCCTTCCATCAGTTTTGTTCTGGAGATACAATTGAATGGTTTGAAAAACATGGCGTAGAATTAAAAATGGAAGATGATGGAAGAATGTTTCCCGTTTCTAACTCCTCACAATCCATAATTGATTGTTTTTTAACCGCAACACAAAAACTAGGCATAAAAGTCTTGACAGGACAAAGTGTACAATCTATTTTCAAAAAAGAAAATATTTGGAAAATAGAAACGCAAAGCGAGAATTACATTGCGGAGAAATTAATTCTTGCCACCGGAAGCAATCCTAAAATATGGGAAATGCTACAAACGTATGGTCACGCCATTGTAAGCCCAGTCCCTTCCCTATTCACTTTTAACATCAAGGATTCACGAATCAAGGAATTACCCGGAGTTGCTGCATTAGCAACAGTAAAAGTAAAAGACAGCAAACTCGAATCGACAGGTCCTCTATTGATTACGCACTGGGGAATGAGTGGACCAGCAGTTTTAAAACTATCCGCTTGGGGTGCCCGAATACTACATGACAAAAATTACCAGTTCACCATATTCGTGAATTGGCTGAATGATGTTGACGCTACTGATGCAGAGAAAAAATTAAAGGAATTAAAACAAGAACACGCAAAAAAAGCGGTCTCTAAGAAATCACCATTTGACTTCCCCAACCGTTTATGGGAAAGTTTAGTTCTTTCCTCAGGAATTGATACCTCGACTACGCTCGGTACTACAAAATGGGCTGATTTATCAAAAACTCAATTGCAAAACTTAGCCAATCAATTGACCAATGGAACTTTTCAAGTCAATGGAAAAAGCACTTTTAAAGAAGAGTTTGTAACTGCTGGCGGAATTGACTTAAAAGAAATCAACTTCAAAACTATGGAAAGCAAATTACATGAAAATCTTTATTTTGCTGGAGAAATTGTAAATATTGATGCCATTACAGGAGGATTTAACTTCCAAAATGCATGGACAAGTGGGTTTATATTGGCAAATGCCATATAA